ATTTTACGCAGTGCCTATTACCAGTTGAAAGAGATAGACCGTAACGGAAAAAGACTGAACCGATACATTCTTTTCAAAACAGGTAAAGGGCTAATGGCAACTCTGATTTACATTGAAGGTTTCCTCAGCGAAAAGGAAATGATGGATATGCTTTATAGACCGCAATAACATTAAAAATATATATGAAATGAAAACCAAAACATCAATCTTAATTTGCCTACTGGCAATGCCAGTAAGTTATCTTGCAGCCCAACAGCCAATTGAGCCTAAGCAAAAAGCCACTGTAACAACTCAGGGAGACTCTATCATTATCTTGAAAGGAAAGGGAGATATGCATATCAAGGTCTATGAAAGCCAACTGGAAGAAGATGACATGAAGGAAGTACAAATTTATGAGGGAATCTATCTTGAAAAAGTGGATGCCGATAAACGTACTTTCCTTGATGCCCTACCTTTCATTCCCAAAAAGAAAAGATACAATTCCTACGAACCGCACAATTCCGGTCTATATATAGGATTCAGTAGAATGGCTAACGATTTTCTTTCGTTTGATGCCAACCAACAAGCTAATCTGGACTTGTCCAAATCTTGGGAATTTGGATTTAATTTCCTCTCCGTATATCACAATTTTAAAAAGAACCCACATTGGGGATTGAACTTGGGTGTGAATTGGGGATACCGTTCATTCAGCATAGACGGCAATCGTGCACTTCTGAAGACAGACGGAGCAAGTATCTTGGTGAAAGGTGACGAGGAAACAAATTACAGTAAAAGCCGCCTGCGCCACTTCTTTTTCCGTTTGCCAGTAACTCTGGAGTGGCAGCAAAAGTTAGGCAACTGCAAACGCATATTCTTCAATGCTGGTCCTGAATTCGAAATACGCCACGGGGTGAAATCTTTTTCACAGATCAACGGTGGAAAGAAACAGACAATAGGCAAAGGTATGTATGTAAATCCGGTAGGAATCAACCTTCTGACACAAGTAGGTTATGATAACCTTGGTTTATATTTACGCTATTCAACCTACGGACTATTCCAGAAAGACAAGGGAATCGAAGTGTCTCCCTACTCTTTTGGCATTGCATGGTATTTGTAACTCACCCCTTAAATAAAGAAATCCTCGGAATGAGATTGATACCATTCCGAGGATTTCTTTATACTTTATTATATTCTCTACAACTAATACAATCTCATCAAAAGCGCATACCCAACGTAAACAGCACTTGGCTGCGCGTATTGGTAACCTTAGTAACCTCAGGAATGACATAAGTATTTCCATCCTTATAGGTAAAAGGATAGAAATCTCCTTTCTGAACAGAATACTTGTAGGCTAAATCAGCATAAAGCAGTTTTCCCCTATAACCGATACCCAATGTATAGTTGTTCATGGATTGTAGATTTGTAAAATCCGTATCGCTGTTGACAGATTCTACCGGAAAAACCTTGACCGCATCACTTTTGAATGCAGATGATATGTAATTATATCCGGCACGCAAGGCAAATTGCGGTATAACTTTATATTCAGCTCCCAAACGGAGTGCATGAACACCTTTTAAACACATCTTAGACTCGTTAGTCTGCCATTTCATATTACTCCCGTCAGAATATTTGAATTTTGTGGTAGCATAATCCTTGTATTCGTATTCTGCACCCAAAGCCAATTGGCTACCCACGGTATAACCCAGACTAACGTTGTATGTCCACGGAGTATTCATCTGATATTCAAATTTCAAGTCTCCATTGTTCAGATAGTCATAGCTATCTACTGTAGTTGTAATAGGTTTGTCATATCTAAATAAATCAGAAACCAGACGTGCAGAAGTAGCCCACGTCATCTGATAAAATGTAGGCGTATGCAATGCAAGTCCAAGCCTGAAAGGAGAATCCTCAAACGGACGAAGAATAGCACCTACTTTAAAGTCAAAACCTACTCCGGTCAACTTATTGAAACTTTCAAGAATATATCCCGAACCTGTGCTTTCACCGGAGTTTGTACGGAAATCTTCATCATACAAAGTGTATTTGTTATAATCTACATCACTTATTCCAAGAGTAAAACCCAGATAAAAACGATCATTAAAATTGAAAGCCACATTAAAATTATAATCGTTAATGCCACCGGTTTCTCTGGATTTGAATTCACGCATATAAGCAGTATTTTCGCTGCCAAGTACACTGACATAATGGCCATAATCCAGATAGAGTGGGTTTCCATCCTTATCAGTCAATTGCACACCGTTCTCCTTATATGGGTAATCTGTCTTCTTCGTAGTTATGTCCGGAGCTATCAGTCCACCTTCGTGTCCCAAAGCTGAAAGCCATCCTATTTCATTGTGATTAAAAGGATTATCCTTCCACATATCTTCACCTATTCCATCGGACATACTCGCCATCAAAAATGTCTGTGAGTAACGTCCCAAATTGCCCTCTGTACCCATATTACGGTCAAAAGATTTCACCTTCTGATAATTAAAAGCAAAGTTCACATACCGCAAAGAAGTGCGGTCCCCAATTTTGGTGGAATATACAAAGCCCATATTATCAAAGTTCCAACGGGCTTTGCTCATACTGTATTTATTACTTCCCAGAGTACTTTCCGTTCCTGTCAAAGAATAGCTGGCAGACAGCATCAAGTCATTGCTTCGAT
Above is a window of Bacteroides helcogenes P 36-108 DNA encoding:
- a CDS encoding outer membrane beta-barrel protein yields the protein MKTKTSILICLLAMPVSYLAAQQPIEPKQKATVTTQGDSIIILKGKGDMHIKVYESQLEEDDMKEVQIYEGIYLEKVDADKRTFLDALPFIPKKKRYNSYEPHNSGLYIGFSRMANDFLSFDANQQANLDLSKSWEFGFNFLSVYHNFKKNPHWGLNLGVNWGYRSFSIDGNRALLKTDGASILVKGDEETNYSKSRLRHFFFRLPVTLEWQQKLGNCKRIFFNAGPEFEIRHGVKSFSQINGGKKQTIGKGMYVNPVGINLLTQVGYDNLGLYLRYSTYGLFQKDKGIEVSPYSFGIAWYL
- a CDS encoding OmpP1/FadL family transporter; its protein translation is MKKRMILATFATCMCVGAMAQTVYDGMNISSKDLNGTARFVGMGGALGALGGDISTIGTNPAGIGIYRSNDLMLSASYSLTGTESTLGSNKYSMSKARWNFDNMGFVYSTKIGDRTSLRYVNFAFNYQKVKSFDRNMGTEGNLGRYSQTFLMASMSDGIGEDMWKDNPFNHNEIGWLSALGHEGGLIAPDITTKKTDYPYKENGVQLTDKDGNPLYLDYGHYVSVLGSENTAYMREFKSRETGGINDYNFNVAFNFNDRFYLGFTLGISDVDYNKYTLYDEDFRTNSGESTGSGYILESFNKLTGVGFDFKVGAILRPFEDSPFRLGLALHTPTFYQMTWATSARLVSDLFRYDKPITTTVDSYDYLNNGDLKFEYQMNTPWTYNVSLGYTVGSQLALGAEYEYKDYATTKFKYSDGSNMKWQTNESKMCLKGVHALRLGAEYKVIPQFALRAGYNYISSAFKSDAVKVFPVESVNSDTDFTNLQSMNNYTLGIGYRGKLLYADLAYKYSVQKGDFYPFTYKDGNTYVIPEVTKVTNTRSQVLFTLGMRF